The proteins below come from a single Corvus hawaiiensis isolate bCorHaw1 chromosome 20, bCorHaw1.pri.cur, whole genome shotgun sequence genomic window:
- the CENPV gene encoding centromere protein V: protein MGRGAAGGARRSRRGSAAAGGTRRARGRNAGGAPAGAKAGSPGPGAIDLGAQSGRWAAFQERHRLSCEEAARLLLDAYEYRGLVKHTGGCHCGAVRFEVWASADLHVFNCNCSICTKKQNRHFIVPASRFKLLKGADNLTTYTFNTHRAQHTFCKTCGVQSFYTPRSNPDGYGIAPHCLDDGTVQTIITEDINGKEWEKAVREHKTIRDMSKP from the exons AtggggcgcggcgcggcgggcggcgcgCGGCGCTCCCGgcggggcagcgcggccgcggGCGGGACGCGCCGGGCCCGGGGCAGGAACGCGGGGGGAGCCCCGGCCGGGGCCAAGGCGGGGTCCCCCGGGCCCGGCGCCATCGATCTGGGGGCGCAGAGCGGGCGCTGGGCCGCCTTCCAGGAGCGGCACCGGCTGAGCTGCGAGGAGgcggcgcggctgctgctggacgCGTA TGAATACAGGGGCTTGGTGAAGCACACAGGAGGCTGTCACTGTGGAGCTGTCCGCTTTGAGGTCTGGGCTTCTGCAGATCTGCACGTGTTTAACTGCAA ttgCAGCATTTgcacaaagaaacagaacagacACTTCATTGTGCCAGCGTCGCGTTTCAAGCTGCTGAAG GGTGCTGACAATTTGACAACATACACCTTCAACACACACCGTGCCCAGCACACGTTCTGCAAGACCTGTGGTGTTCAGAGCTTTTATACTCCTCGTTCTAACCCTGATGGTTATG gaatAGCTCCCCACTGTCTGGATGATGGCACCGTGCAGACCATTATCACAGAGGATATCAATGGCAAGGAATGGGAGAAAGCAGTGAGGGAACACAAGACCATCAGAGACATGTCAAAACCCTGA